The genomic window CAAAGTTACGATTTCTTCTTTTTCCCATTCCCTCCTCCCCGCTGGGAAAAGTGGCATCCCACCTCTCCTTAAAAGTTTGTCTGCTCTTTCACTGGCAGTGTAAAACTGTTCACTTTGCAGGTTCTCTCCTTCCTGTAGTCTCATTAGTTCTGCTTCATTTGACCTGGTTTCTTCTGCTAATCTCTTGGTTTCTGCCTCCTCTTGTCTCCTTAGTTCTTCCTCTTTCATTCTTATTTCCTCATCCTGTTTGTGTTTTTCCCTTCTCTTTTGTTCTGCCTCCTTTAGTCTCACTTCCTCCTCCTGTTTCTGTTTTTCCTGCTTCTTACGTTCTTCCTCCTTCTGTCTGATCTCCTCCTGTTCCTGTTTTTCCTTTCTCTTTTGTTCTGCTTCCTTTAGTCTGACTTCCTCCTCCTGTTTCCGTGTTTCCTGCTTCTTATGTTCTTCCTCCTTCCGTTTGATCTCCTGTTCCTGTTTTTCCTTTCTCTTTTGTTCTGCTTCCTTTAATCTGACTTCCTCCTCCTGTTTCCGTGTTTCCTGCTTCTTATGTTCTTCCTCCTTCCGTTTGATCTCCTCCTGTTCCTGTTTTTCCTTTAGTCGGACTTCCTCCTCCTGTTTCTGTGTTTCCCGCTTCTTATGTTCTTCCTCTTTCCGTTTGATCTCATCCTGTTCCTGTTTTTCCGTTCTCTTTTGTCCTTCCTCTGTTAATGTCATTTCCTCATCCTGTTTCTTGTAATCCTTtcctttctttattttctttgccTTCTGTTCCTGGTGGTtagtctttttctttcttttctctaCATATCTCTCTTCTTCTTTCTCGGTCGTCTTTCTACCCTTCTTCTGGCTTGTTGGTTCCTCTAAAATCTCTGGTTCTTCATTGTCGCTGTCGTCTTCCAAAATGATGTCAGATGTTGATGGTGTTTTCAGTGGTGATAGTTGATTTGTGGCGGCTTTTGTCTGTTTTCCTGGGAATAATTCGCCTGATGTTTTTATATCCATTATATACTCCTCCTTTATGGATAATTTCCTAGCCACTACAGGAGCCACTATAGATTTTAGTTTACCGTCTATCGAGACAGAGAAGGTATGTGATCCTGCGTACTTTGTGTTAACTAGTGCTGTCATCCTTCTAATCAGAGCGTCAAGCATTTTTTGGTCTCTAAGAACGGAGTCATTCAAATGGATCATATAAAATCTTATAGAAACTCCAAGGTCCAATTTAAAAATGGCTGTAGAGTCTCCAAGTCCCAAAGTTAGTTGCTGGAGGGCCAGCCCTTCATAAATAGTGGGGCGTGTTGGTGAGTAAGATCCATTGGGTTTCTCCGACTCAACCTCTTCTTCTTGTGTACCTTTTACCATCTCCTTCGGACACTTCCACCCTAGAGTCCATTCCTCTTTCTTTCTGTTGGTGTTGTCCACCCTGTTTAAAAATTCCAGAACCTCAATCCTGGCTTTCATTGCTTCCTGCGAATTCTCATTTGATGGTAGGATTACCTTAGCATATGTCTCTGGGTAGTTTGCCATCCAAAACCCATTGTTTTCGCTCAGGAAGCTATAAGGCATCAGTTCTATTTTACTGCGGTGGTGAGCCATGACATGCTCCTTAAGGTCAACCATCCTCCTGTAGGACTTCTCTTCAGGACACCAAACACAAATGACCGAAAGCCTTTTGTGTGGGGCAGCTGCCAGATGATTTTTCAGTTGTCTCCTTGTCCTAAACGTCATGGGACACAGCCAACACTTTGCCTCAATTTGGGATGATGGTCTCATTCTGAAATTGAATCATCAATTATAAATCCCTCCACCATACaacatatattaatacaataCATAATATCATGTAGTGTCCTGTAGTGTGACtatatttgtttgtgtgtttaaAATCCTCCC from Mytilus galloprovincialis chromosome 5, xbMytGall1.hap1.1, whole genome shotgun sequence includes these protein-coding regions:
- the LOC143074127 gene encoding uncharacterized protein LOC143074127 → MRPSSQIEAKCWLCPMTFRTRRQLKNHLAAAPHKRLSVICVWCPEEKSYRRMVDLKEHVMAHHRSKIELMPYSFLSENNGFWMANYPETYAKVILPSNENSQEAMKARIEVLEFLNRVDNTNRKKEEWTLGWKCPKEMVKGTQEEEVESEKPNGSYSPTRPTIYEGLALQQLTLGLGDSTAIFKLDLGVSIRFYMIHLNDSVLRDQKMLDALIRRMTALVNTKYAGSHTFSVSIDGKLKSIVAPVVARKLSIKEEYIMDIKTSGELFPGKQTKAATNQLSPLKTPSTSDIILEDDSDNEEPEILEEPTSQKKGRKTTEKEEERYVEKRKKKTNHQEQKAKKIKKGKDYKKQDEEMTLTEEGQKRTEKQEQDEIKRKEEEHKKRETQKQEEEVRLKEKQEQEEIKRKEEEHKKQETRKQEEEVRLKEAEQKRKEKQEQEIKRKEEEHKKQETRKQEEEVRLKEAEQKRKEKQEQEEIRQKEEERKKQEKQKQEEEVRLKEAEQKRREKHKQDEEIRMKEEELRRQEEAETKRLAEETRSNEAELMRLQEGENLQSEQFYTASERADKLLRRGGMPLFPAGRREWEKEEIEN